A stretch of Chrysemys picta bellii isolate R12L10 unplaced genomic scaffold, ASM1138683v2 scaf7533, whole genome shotgun sequence DNA encodes these proteins:
- the GGT6 gene encoding LOW QUALITY PROTEIN: glutathione hydrolase 6 (The sequence of the model RefSeq protein was modified relative to this genomic sequence to represent the inferred CDS: inserted 1 base in 1 codon) translates to GLSLAGGVFSALLHNASSGSTVALNAVPRRGFSPHYGLPVALPGLRLLHRHFGRLAWPRLLEGPAALAERGVRVDQELAAALQESAGAVKASGLCSLFCDGAGELKGQGALVTRPRLAALLRAVASXDEALPQALAPDLPPAEREPFLQAMGDVGLELQSPLAMQLGDTWLYGAPAPAAGSLLASVLKEVRAAEPRDAPDPCLRALSAAWRGYSRGLGGAVGGGPSPRPPRPARAPSPVGSHLAVADSQGNVLLLSASLNSSFGSKFLAPATGILLSD, encoded by the exons GGTCTGTCTCTTGCAGGCGGCGTGTTCTCAGCCCTGCTGCACAACGCCTCGTCGGGCAGCACCGTGGCGTTGAACGCCGTCCCGCGCCGTGGCTTCTCCCCGCACTACGGGCTTCCCGTGGCCCTGCCGGGCCTGCGCCTGCTGCACCGGCACTTCGGCCGCCTGGCCTGGCCGcgcctgctggaggggccggcgGCGCTGGCGGAGAGAGGCGTCCGCGTggaccaggagctggctgcggcccTGCAGGAGAGCGCGGGCGCGGTAAAGGCCTCAGGCCTCTGCAGCCTCTTCTGCGACGGGGCCGGCGAGCTGAAGGGCCAGGGCGCGCTGGTCACCCGCCCCCGGCTGGCGGCCCTGCTCCGGGCGGTGGCGT GGGAcgaggccctgccccaggccctggccccggACCTGCCCCCTGCCGAGCGGGAGCCCTTCCTGCAGGCCATGGGGGacgtggggctggagctgcagagccccctggccatgCAGCTGGGCGACACCTGGCTGTATGGAGCCCCGGCCCCCGCCGCCGGCAGCCTGCTGGCCAGCGTCCTCAAGGAGGTGCGGGCAGCCGAGCCCCGGGACGCGCCTGATCCCTGCCTGAGGGCCCTGAGCGCGGCCTGGCGTGGCTACTCCCGGGGACTTGGAGGGGCCGTGGGTGGGGGCCCCTCGCCCCGGCCCCCTCGCCCCGCCAGGGCCCCCTCGCCCGTGGGCAGCCACCTGGCAGTGGCAGACAGCCAGGGGAACGTGCTGCTGCTCTCGGCCTCTCTCAACAGCTCCTTCGGCTCCAAATTCCTGGCGCCCGCCACGGGCATCCTGCTGAGTGAC